Proteins encoded in a region of the Tribolium castaneum strain GA2 chromosome 7, icTriCast1.1, whole genome shotgun sequence genome:
- the LOC103312634 gene encoding anoctamin-3 isoform X1, with translation MNLKEPEEEKEPFLPKTCYFSDGKTKVDYVIVYAKMEHIRADNSLNQINQFIKSIKDKGLLVERDLGSFHKSLYFIKVHGPHKVLVRYAKIYNITLTCQNPYYKYQETTWFNFLTTEVTKPNPESKVYQRAEKTLSGNRPTEITTAERSLIVLEIMKRVSFVVADDEFTFKVMLEKQIFVGAFPIHDGDCEWTEEGFLTDRQLLFQYWTNVKYLFKDQPVHLIEKYYGPKIAFYFALVNFYTRMLVVPTVIGVITLVTGIALLFKERFIEDEVCNSKVTICSDQSLQTACNVMKLAYIIDNPVTIIYVILCSFWGTIFWNMWQRRQAMLRLRWNLTGLKLDRTMRRQFQESAKTRKSSITGEIEYYVPPHKKVLSAVFSYVIIFLMITVFFLIVFLMVQYRFFLNKSLDYDETNSANEIELFTSSVITTVIIMGIDQCTPFLMKTYSKIVHFLTFLRQPRTQTQYNQMYLHMTFILIFANHFSPLFYLAYIKGFLHAYPGDLSKFSMIRRIQMDFCKPSGCLVDLGMQLITLMVVKTAMKCFQDFVAHTFSSSDTVIKDPAVGQWERDYGKKQLTDSVINQLYTELVLQYSFITFFNASLPIIGLVALTHNLFKTQYDSYKFVKFYRRPSHERVADIQGWNHILKAVTIFGTISNAFVVAFRTDFIIRLLYRKAHDGSLKGYVNSTLSKFAVKDYQRGELLIDHKNESFCFYRGFRHSPEHENKYEPTLDHWYYLAVKSLYFIVLENVTLILSLILGYLIPEIPRKVKVKLEYDAKIINEAREARMELEKW, from the exons ATGAATTTGAAAGAGCCCGAGGAGGAGAAAGAaccttttttaccaaaaacgtGTTACTTCAGCGATGGCAAAACCAAAGTTGACTATGTCATAGTGTACGCAAAAATGGAACACATTCGAGCTGACAACTCCCTAAACCAAATCAACCAGTTCATTAAAAGCATCAAAGATAAAGGATTGTTGGTTGAAAGAGACCTGGGAAGTTTTCACAAGTCTTTGTACTTCATCAAAGTTCACGGACCGCACAAAGTCTTGGTACGATATGCCAAAATTTACAATATCACCCTCACATGCCAAAACCCCTACTACAAGTACCAAGAAACCACTTGGTTCAACTTTCTCACAACTGAAGTGACGAAACCAAACCCTGAAAGCAAGGTTTACCAGAGAGCAGA AAAAACCCTCTCTGGTAACAGACCGACTGAAATAACGACCGCAGAACGCAGTCTTATAGTTTTGGAAATAATGAAACGTGTTTCATTCGTGGTTGCCGACGACGAGTTCACTTTCAAAGTAATGCTGGAAAAGCAAATTTTCGTGGGAGCGTTTCCGATCCATGATGGTGATTGCGAATGGACGGAGGAAGGGTTTTTGACAGATCGACAGCTCCTATTCCAGTATTGGACAAACGTTAAGTACTTGTTTAAGGACCAACCTGTACATTTGATTGAGAAGTACTACGGGCCTAAGATTGCTTTCTACTTCGCActggttaatttttatacacGAATGTTGGTCGTGCCGACGGTTATAGGGGTTATAACTTTGGTTACAGGGATTGCGTTGCTTTTTAAGGAAAGATTCATTGA GGACGAAGTTTGTAACAGCAAGGTCACAATTTGTTCGGACCAAAGCCTCCAAACTGCTTGCAATGTAATGAAATTAGCCTACATTATAGACAACCCTGTGACGATAATCTACGTTATTTTGTGTTCGTTCTGGG GCACAATTTTCTGGAACATGTGGCAGAGGCGTCAAGCAATGCTTCGCTTAAGATGGAATTTGACTGGACTTAAACTTGACCGCACTATGAG ACGCCAGTTTCAGGAAAGTGCAAAAACGCGAAAATCGTCAATTACCGGGGAAATTGAATATTATGTTCCGCCGCATAAGAAAGTACTCTCAGCTGTGTTTTCCtacgttattatttttttaatg ATAACTGTATTTTTTCTCATCGTGTTTTTGATGGTTCAGTATAGGTTTTTCCTGAATAAGTCGCTAGATTACGATGAGACAAACAGTGCCAACGAGATTGAATTGTTCACTTCGTCGGTCATAACAACAGTCATAATTATGGGTATTGATCAG TGCACTCCTTTCCTGATGAAAACCTATTCCAAAATAGTCCATTTTTTGACCTTCCTTCGCCAGCCTCGCACTCAAACCCAATACAACCAAATGTACTTGCACATGactttcattttaatttttgcaaatcatTTCTCCCCACTTTTCTATCTCGCATACATCAAAGGATTCCTTCACGCATACCCTGGAGACTTATCGAAATTTTCAATGATTAGAAGAATCCAGATGGACTTTTGTAAACCATCCGGTTGTCTTGTAGATCTAGGAATGCAGTTGATCACACTTATGGTCGTCAAAACAGCAATGAAGTGCTTCCAAGACTTTGTGGCACA caCATTTTCTTCCTCTGATACAGTGATTAAAGACCCAGCTGTGGGACAGTGGGAGAGGGATTATGGCAAGAAACAATTAACTGATTCTGTTATTAACCAATTGTATACAGAATTGG tcttGCAGTACAGttttataacgttttttaaCGCCTCTTTGCCCATCATCGGACTTGTGGCTTTAACCCACAATTTGTTCAAAACTCAATACGATTCGTacaaatttgtgaaattttatcggcGACCGAGTCACGAGAGAGTTGCCGATATACAAGGATGGAATCACATACTTAAAGCCGTCACAATTTTTGGAACAATATCAAAT GCGTTTGTGGTGGCTTTCAGGACCGATTTTATCATTCGGCTTTTGTACAGAAAGGCACACGATGGTAGTTTAAAAGGCTACGTCAATAGTACACTTTCTA AATTTGCAGTTAAAGACTATCAGCGTGGAGAGTTGTTAATAGACCATAAAAATGAGtcgttttgtttttatcgTGGCTTTAGACACTCGCCTGAGCATGAAAATAAATACGAGCCGACTTTGGACCATTGGTATTATTTGGCAGTAAAGTCGctctattttattgttttagaa aatgttaccttaattttgTCACTAATTTTGGGTTATCTCATACCGGAAATACCACGGAAAGTTAAAGTGAAGCTGGAATATGacgcaaaaattataaatgaagCAAGGGAAGCCCGGATGGAATTGGAAAAGTGGTGA
- the LOC135266749 gene encoding uncharacterized protein LOC135266749 → MSCHGNRIFCFKEVFLCIFFYNYYFFCSVFCDRWRFLLHFLCLSAIFCEIYIFKKNRMNFCLTTVKRCIHLNLIDYFHLNKNQTMNNLPQDEKQNKRAIRYLTISTIRLFLLCDQILKEFDQILNALARIKHFVKGTNSQKYSLKGIKRCQPTFFAGKFYTIERSLIPSIFNTIITFFIVIIQFKIN, encoded by the exons atgagttgtcatggtaacag AATTTTCTGCTTCAAGGAGgtatttttgtgtatttttttttacaactactattttttttgctcagttttttGTGACCGCTGGCGatttttgcttcattttttatgtttgtcagcgattttttgcgaaatctatattttcaaaaaaaatagaatgaatttttgtttgacCACTGTCAAACGGTGTATTCATTTAAACTTGATTGATTACTTTCATTTGAATAAGAATCAAACCATGAATAATTTACCTCAAGACgagaaacaaaacaaaaggGCTATAAGATATCTAACG ATTTCGACGATACGTCTTTTTTTACTCTGCgaccaaattttgaaagaatttgaCCAGATTTTAAACGCTTTAGCTAGAATTAAGCACTTTGTAAAGGGAACAAACAGTCAAAAATACAGTTTGAAAGGAATTAAACGCTGTCAGCCCACATTTTTTGCAGGAAAGTTTTATACTATTGAGAGAAGTCTAATTCCATCTATTTTCAACACTATAATaacgttttttattgttataatccagtttaaaattaattga
- the LOC103312634 gene encoding anoctamin-3 isoform X2: MNLKEPEEEKEPFLPKTCYFSDGKTKVDYVIVYAKMEHIRADNSLNQINQFIKSIKDKGLLVERDLGSFHKSLYFIKVHGPHKVLVRYAKIYNITLTCQNPYYKYQETTWFNFLTTEVTKPNPESKVYQRAEKTLSGNRPTEITTAERSLIVLEIMKRVSFVVADDEFTFKVMLEKQIFVGAFPIHDGDCEWTEEGFLTDRQLLFQYWTNVKYLFKDQPVHLIEKYYGPKIAFYFALVNFYTRMLVVPTVIGVITLVTGIALLFKERFIEDEVCNSKVTICSDQSLQTACNVMKLAYIIDNPVTIIYVILCSFWGTIFWNMWQRRQAMLRLRWNLTGLKLDRTMRRQFQESAKTRKSSITGEIEYYVPPHKKVLSAVFSYVIIFLMITVFFLIVFLMVQYRFFLNKSLDYDETNSANEIELFTSSVITTVIIMGIDQCTPFLMKTYSKIVHFLTFLRQPRTQTQYNQMYLHMTFILIFANHFSPLFYLAYIKGFLHAYPGDLSKFSMIRRIQMDFCKPSGCLVDLGMQLITLMVVKTAMKCFQDFVAHTFSSSDTVIKDPAVGQWERDYGKKQLTDSVINQLYTELVLQYSFITFFNASLPIIGLVALTHNLFKTQYDSYKFVKFYRRPSHERVADIQGWNHILKAVTIFGTISNDRFYHSAFVQKGTRW; the protein is encoded by the exons ATGAATTTGAAAGAGCCCGAGGAGGAGAAAGAaccttttttaccaaaaacgtGTTACTTCAGCGATGGCAAAACCAAAGTTGACTATGTCATAGTGTACGCAAAAATGGAACACATTCGAGCTGACAACTCCCTAAACCAAATCAACCAGTTCATTAAAAGCATCAAAGATAAAGGATTGTTGGTTGAAAGAGACCTGGGAAGTTTTCACAAGTCTTTGTACTTCATCAAAGTTCACGGACCGCACAAAGTCTTGGTACGATATGCCAAAATTTACAATATCACCCTCACATGCCAAAACCCCTACTACAAGTACCAAGAAACCACTTGGTTCAACTTTCTCACAACTGAAGTGACGAAACCAAACCCTGAAAGCAAGGTTTACCAGAGAGCAGA AAAAACCCTCTCTGGTAACAGACCGACTGAAATAACGACCGCAGAACGCAGTCTTATAGTTTTGGAAATAATGAAACGTGTTTCATTCGTGGTTGCCGACGACGAGTTCACTTTCAAAGTAATGCTGGAAAAGCAAATTTTCGTGGGAGCGTTTCCGATCCATGATGGTGATTGCGAATGGACGGAGGAAGGGTTTTTGACAGATCGACAGCTCCTATTCCAGTATTGGACAAACGTTAAGTACTTGTTTAAGGACCAACCTGTACATTTGATTGAGAAGTACTACGGGCCTAAGATTGCTTTCTACTTCGCActggttaatttttatacacGAATGTTGGTCGTGCCGACGGTTATAGGGGTTATAACTTTGGTTACAGGGATTGCGTTGCTTTTTAAGGAAAGATTCATTGA GGACGAAGTTTGTAACAGCAAGGTCACAATTTGTTCGGACCAAAGCCTCCAAACTGCTTGCAATGTAATGAAATTAGCCTACATTATAGACAACCCTGTGACGATAATCTACGTTATTTTGTGTTCGTTCTGGG GCACAATTTTCTGGAACATGTGGCAGAGGCGTCAAGCAATGCTTCGCTTAAGATGGAATTTGACTGGACTTAAACTTGACCGCACTATGAG ACGCCAGTTTCAGGAAAGTGCAAAAACGCGAAAATCGTCAATTACCGGGGAAATTGAATATTATGTTCCGCCGCATAAGAAAGTACTCTCAGCTGTGTTTTCCtacgttattatttttttaatg ATAACTGTATTTTTTCTCATCGTGTTTTTGATGGTTCAGTATAGGTTTTTCCTGAATAAGTCGCTAGATTACGATGAGACAAACAGTGCCAACGAGATTGAATTGTTCACTTCGTCGGTCATAACAACAGTCATAATTATGGGTATTGATCAG TGCACTCCTTTCCTGATGAAAACCTATTCCAAAATAGTCCATTTTTTGACCTTCCTTCGCCAGCCTCGCACTCAAACCCAATACAACCAAATGTACTTGCACATGactttcattttaatttttgcaaatcatTTCTCCCCACTTTTCTATCTCGCATACATCAAAGGATTCCTTCACGCATACCCTGGAGACTTATCGAAATTTTCAATGATTAGAAGAATCCAGATGGACTTTTGTAAACCATCCGGTTGTCTTGTAGATCTAGGAATGCAGTTGATCACACTTATGGTCGTCAAAACAGCAATGAAGTGCTTCCAAGACTTTGTGGCACA caCATTTTCTTCCTCTGATACAGTGATTAAAGACCCAGCTGTGGGACAGTGGGAGAGGGATTATGGCAAGAAACAATTAACTGATTCTGTTATTAACCAATTGTATACAGAATTGG tcttGCAGTACAGttttataacgttttttaaCGCCTCTTTGCCCATCATCGGACTTGTGGCTTTAACCCACAATTTGTTCAAAACTCAATACGATTCGTacaaatttgtgaaattttatcggcGACCGAGTCACGAGAGAGTTGCCGATATACAAGGATGGAATCACATACTTAAAGCCGTCACAATTTTTGGAACAATATCAAAT GACCGATTTTATCATTCGGCTTTTGTACAGAAAGGCACACGATGGTAG